From a region of the Microterricola gilva genome:
- a CDS encoding glycoside hydrolase family 16 protein, which produces MRKTTVLSSLVVAALSAAILIPAAPASAAPSTTSVRTAAEQVTTVVGFGDKSWSYYRATTAPASNWKTAKAAWKTGAAPLGFGTNPGTLGTKLPNDFAKKPLASYFQKTFSLSSVPAAGMTLTTWADDGIVVYVNGTEVTRKNMPTGTITDSSYATKAPLSAAARAATFTATVPASALKQGENLISVQVQSNWRATTNQSFDAKLTMAESSTIAPPVTPPTTTPPVTPPTTTPPVAPEGGTGAVDGWGAPTWRDEFNFVSPTTGKPAVDPSKWNVRDRSDLGLLPDAAVPSRDQVTVDSSGILHLKADWLDTPVIRPDGQAGPKELWHKTGYIDQRAQKPGNMSYEQRYGRWEIRAKVPTGPQTYGALAAFWLRNSDSGEIDIMESWGFNDKAGVGGQRIGSATTTIHTQTSAGGNEKYYWTHADFGGSNTVYDGFHTFAFELTPTYAKIIADGKTLATATPATHPNLWNEKYFGSPLHVRLNLHVGPSAQYWGIPDPAHKDWTQNLDYQVDYVRMWNYDAK; this is translated from the coding sequence GTGCGTAAAACAACTGTTCTTTCCTCATTGGTGGTCGCCGCCCTCTCGGCGGCGATCCTCATCCCCGCCGCGCCGGCAAGCGCGGCCCCATCCACGACCAGCGTTCGCACCGCTGCGGAGCAGGTGACCACCGTTGTCGGTTTCGGCGACAAGAGCTGGTCCTACTACCGCGCAACCACCGCCCCCGCGAGCAACTGGAAGACCGCGAAGGCGGCCTGGAAGACGGGTGCCGCACCTCTCGGCTTCGGCACCAACCCGGGCACGCTCGGAACGAAGCTTCCGAACGACTTCGCGAAGAAGCCGCTCGCGAGCTACTTCCAGAAGACCTTCTCGCTCAGCAGCGTTCCCGCAGCGGGCATGACCCTGACCACGTGGGCGGATGACGGCATCGTCGTCTACGTCAACGGCACGGAAGTCACCCGCAAGAACATGCCGACCGGCACGATCACCGACTCCAGCTACGCCACCAAGGCGCCGCTGTCCGCTGCCGCTCGCGCCGCGACGTTCACCGCAACGGTTCCGGCTTCCGCGCTGAAGCAGGGCGAGAACCTGATCTCGGTGCAGGTCCAGTCCAACTGGCGTGCAACCACCAACCAGAGCTTCGACGCGAAGCTCACGATGGCGGAGTCCTCGACGATTGCGCCTCCCGTCACCCCGCCGACCACGACGCCTCCCGTCACCCCGCCGACCACCACGCCTCCCGTCGCCCCCGAGGGCGGCACTGGCGCAGTCGACGGCTGGGGTGCCCCGACCTGGCGCGACGAGTTCAACTTCGTCAGCCCGACCACGGGCAAGCCCGCCGTCGACCCGAGCAAGTGGAACGTGCGTGACCGCAGCGACCTCGGCCTGCTGCCCGACGCAGCGGTGCCCAGCCGCGACCAGGTGACCGTTGACTCCAGCGGCATCCTGCACCTCAAGGCCGACTGGCTCGACACCCCGGTGATCCGCCCCGACGGCCAGGCCGGCCCGAAGGAACTCTGGCACAAGACCGGATACATCGACCAGCGTGCCCAGAAGCCGGGCAACATGTCCTACGAGCAGCGCTACGGTCGCTGGGAGATCCGCGCCAAGGTTCCGACCGGACCGCAGACCTACGGTGCCCTCGCCGCCTTCTGGCTGCGCAACTCGGACTCCGGTGAGATCGACATCATGGAGTCGTGGGGCTTCAACGACAAGGCCGGTGTCGGTGGACAGCGGATCGGCAGCGCAACGACGACGATCCACACCCAGACCTCTGCCGGTGGCAACGAGAAGTACTACTGGACGCACGCCGACTTCGGCGGTTCCAACACGGTGTACGACGGATTCCACACCTTCGCCTTCGAGCTGACCCCGACGTACGCGAAGATCATCGCCGATGGCAAGACCCTCGCGACGGCAACGCCGGCGACGCACCCGAACCTGTGGAACGAGAAGTACTTCGGCAGCCCGCTGCACGTGCGCCTCAACCTGCACGTCGGACCGTCGGCACAGTACTGGGGAATCCCGGACCCGGCCCACAAGGACTGGACCCAGAACCTGGACTACCAGGTCGACTACGTCCGCATGTGGAACTACGACGCCAAGTAG
- a CDS encoding glycosyltransferase family 2 protein, whose protein sequence is MTAPAVSAVVPTHNRPDMMRRAVQSILDQGYQGHVEVIVVFDACEPVLPDVVVPGNRELKALVNDRSRGLAGGRNTGILAAEHDYVAFLDDDDYWMPDKLERQMAKFHEHPDSLLVGTAMIVDDGERTHERLVPSESISHREFLHDRLAGLHSSSFVFRRAALLGPIGLIDEDLPRSYGEDYDILLRTSAITDVVVVNEALVSVTWQGQSYFFGQWAAYAEALQYLLEKHPDFASSGPAIGRIESQIAFALAASGQRSEGARWARRAIAHSGRQTKAYLALAIAMRLTTANAVARTAARFGKGI, encoded by the coding sequence GTGACTGCACCCGCCGTCAGCGCTGTCGTTCCAACGCATAACCGCCCGGACATGATGCGCCGAGCGGTGCAGAGCATCCTCGACCAGGGCTACCAGGGGCATGTCGAAGTGATCGTCGTTTTCGACGCCTGTGAGCCGGTGCTGCCCGACGTCGTCGTACCGGGCAACCGGGAGCTGAAGGCACTCGTGAATGACCGCAGCCGGGGCCTCGCCGGCGGGCGCAACACCGGTATCCTCGCCGCGGAACACGACTATGTCGCGTTCCTGGACGACGACGACTACTGGATGCCGGACAAGCTGGAACGCCAGATGGCGAAGTTCCACGAGCATCCAGACTCGCTCCTCGTCGGTACGGCGATGATCGTCGACGACGGCGAGCGCACGCACGAGCGGCTCGTGCCGTCGGAATCGATCAGCCACCGCGAGTTCCTGCACGACCGCCTGGCCGGGTTGCACTCGAGCAGCTTCGTCTTCCGGCGGGCGGCGCTCCTCGGCCCCATCGGCCTGATCGACGAAGACCTCCCGCGCAGCTACGGTGAGGACTACGACATCCTGTTGCGCACCTCAGCGATCACCGATGTCGTCGTCGTGAACGAGGCGCTCGTCTCGGTCACCTGGCAGGGACAGTCCTATTTCTTCGGTCAGTGGGCCGCGTACGCGGAGGCGCTGCAGTACTTGCTCGAGAAACATCCGGACTTCGCCAGCAGCGGGCCGGCGATCGGCCGGATCGAATCACAGATCGCATTCGCGCTCGCCGCGAGCGGCCAACGGAGTGAGGGCGCGCGCTGGGCGCGGCGGGCGATCGCGCATTCCGGGCGCCAGACGAAGGCCTACCTCGCCCTGGCCATTGCCATGCGTCTCACCACGGCGAACGCCGTCGCGCGCACCGCCGCACGATTCGGCAAGGGGATCTAG
- a CDS encoding Wzz/FepE/Etk N-terminal domain-containing protein, whose amino-acid sequence MAEVFSLEDLARSITRQWRLLIVIIVVALAAGFAANEFWPERYESTAVITVEPISVSTTGQASEPANMDTERVVASSTEVLTLAAKELNGPTVAELRDGLVVLVPKGAEVLSFSFTADTADGAAAAANAIASAYQENRVTTAKRVVEEASAGLTAGIAEITAEAAALPADSPARATLETQIQALQERQAILRSASFNAGSIVSPAISPSESTKPSMPILLAASLFVGIFVGCFVAMIRARVHRSRSEEDAGEAKAGARRQRPAKIGTGTENAA is encoded by the coding sequence ATGGCCGAGGTATTCTCGCTCGAAGATCTGGCGCGCAGCATCACCCGTCAGTGGCGTCTTCTGATCGTCATCATCGTGGTGGCGCTCGCCGCAGGCTTCGCTGCAAACGAGTTCTGGCCCGAGCGGTACGAGTCGACCGCCGTGATCACAGTCGAGCCCATCTCCGTCTCCACAACCGGGCAGGCCAGCGAGCCGGCCAACATGGACACGGAACGCGTCGTGGCATCGTCGACGGAGGTGTTGACCCTCGCCGCGAAGGAACTGAATGGTCCGACCGTGGCCGAGCTCAGGGACGGCCTCGTCGTGTTGGTCCCGAAGGGCGCTGAGGTGCTCTCGTTCAGCTTCACCGCCGACACCGCGGACGGGGCAGCCGCCGCCGCGAATGCCATCGCCTCCGCCTACCAGGAGAACCGGGTGACGACGGCGAAGCGGGTCGTCGAAGAGGCCTCGGCAGGCCTCACGGCCGGCATTGCCGAGATCACCGCCGAGGCGGCCGCCCTGCCGGCTGACAGCCCGGCGCGGGCGACGCTGGAGACGCAGATCCAGGCGCTGCAGGAGCGCCAGGCGATCCTGCGCTCGGCATCATTCAACGCCGGCTCGATCGTGAGCCCGGCGATCTCCCCGTCTGAGTCGACCAAGCCGTCGATGCCGATCCTGCTTGCCGCGTCACTCTTCGTCGGAATCTTCGTCGGCTGCTTCGTGGCGATGATCAGGGCACGTGTGCATCGGAGTCGTTCAGAGGAGGATGCCGGCGAGGCCAAGGCGGGCGCCAGGCGTCAGCGCCCGGCGAAGATCGGCACGGGCACGGAGAATGCCGCCTGA
- a CDS encoding UDP-N-acetylglucosamine--LPS N-acetylglucosamine transferase, whose protein sequence is MRILIVCSSGGHLTQALALKEWWGRHERSWVTLPTEDARSRLVGERVVEAHYPTVRNLPNLARNFALARRVLRAERPDLVFSTGAAIALPFFAQARFVGARTAFLEPVDRITSASLSGRLVYPFSDSFLVQWDALAAMYPGSENIGVVL, encoded by the coding sequence ATGCGGATCCTCATCGTCTGCTCGTCCGGCGGCCACCTCACCCAGGCCCTCGCCCTGAAGGAGTGGTGGGGTCGGCATGAGCGCTCCTGGGTGACCTTGCCGACCGAGGACGCCCGGTCGAGGCTTGTCGGTGAGCGTGTCGTCGAGGCGCACTACCCGACCGTGCGCAACCTGCCGAATCTGGCGCGGAACTTCGCGCTGGCCCGCCGGGTGCTCCGGGCCGAACGCCCGGACCTCGTGTTCAGCACCGGCGCCGCCATCGCCCTGCCCTTCTTCGCGCAGGCGCGCTTCGTCGGAGCACGCACGGCGTTCCTGGAACCGGTCGACCGGATCACCTCCGCCTCTCTGAGCGGTCGGCTCGTCTACCCGTTCTCCGACAGCTTCCTCGTGCAGTGGGACGCGCTCGCGGCGATGTACCCGGGCTCCGAGAACATCGGCGTCGTGCTGTGA
- the pip gene encoding prolyl aminopeptidase, translating to MREFYPEIQPYETGLLDVGDGQQIYWEVSGNPDGKPAVYVHGGPGAGSGPAQRRVFDPEKYRIVLFDQRGCGKSLPHASDPDAELTANTSWHLVADMEKLRTHLGIETWLVCGGSWGSALALAYAQTHPGSVSELVLRGIFTLRRTELDWFYQGGASALFPDLWESFLEPVPVEERGNMIRAYSRLLNDPDPAVHGPAAVAWALWESSTITLLPQKHTIDHFTEERFAVAFARIENHFFMNGGWWEDGQLIRDAVKLRDIPAVIVQGRYDACTPAMTAWDLHTAWPEAEFHMIPDAGHAFDEPGILDALIMATDRFAA from the coding sequence ATGCGTGAGTTCTATCCGGAGATCCAGCCGTACGAGACCGGCCTGCTCGATGTCGGCGACGGCCAACAGATCTACTGGGAGGTCTCCGGCAATCCAGACGGCAAGCCTGCTGTGTATGTGCACGGCGGGCCGGGTGCAGGCAGTGGCCCGGCACAGCGGAGGGTGTTCGACCCGGAGAAGTACCGCATCGTGCTCTTCGACCAGCGCGGATGCGGGAAGAGCCTGCCGCATGCGAGCGACCCGGATGCCGAGCTCACGGCGAACACGAGCTGGCACCTGGTCGCCGACATGGAGAAGCTGCGCACCCACCTCGGCATCGAGACCTGGCTCGTCTGCGGTGGTTCCTGGGGCAGCGCCCTCGCGCTCGCCTACGCCCAGACCCACCCGGGCAGTGTCAGCGAACTCGTGCTGCGCGGCATCTTCACCCTGCGTCGGACGGAGCTCGACTGGTTCTACCAGGGCGGCGCGAGCGCCCTGTTCCCCGATCTCTGGGAGAGCTTCCTCGAGCCGGTGCCCGTCGAGGAACGCGGCAACATGATCCGCGCGTACAGCCGCCTGCTGAACGACCCTGACCCGGCCGTGCACGGCCCGGCGGCCGTCGCCTGGGCGCTCTGGGAGTCCTCGACGATCACGCTCCTGCCGCAGAAGCACACGATCGACCACTTCACCGAGGAACGCTTCGCGGTCGCCTTCGCCCGCATCGAGAACCACTTCTTCATGAACGGCGGGTGGTGGGAGGACGGGCAGCTCATCCGTGACGCCGTGAAGCTCCGCGACATCCCGGCCGTCATCGTGCAGGGGCGCTACGACGCGTGCACCCCGGCGATGACGGCCTGGGACCTGCACACGGCGTGGCCGGAGGCGGAGTTCCACATGATCCCGGATGCCGGACACGCCTTCGACGAGCCCGGAATCCTCGACGCACTGATCATGGCGACGGACCGCTTCGCGGCGTAG
- a CDS encoding Gfo/Idh/MocA family protein, whose amino-acid sequence MVTVAMVGIGKMGLSHLAMVRAHPDVEVVGVCDSIGYVLDVLSKYTGLTTFTDFTTMLDTVKPDAVIIATPSASHVQLIREALGRGLHVFCEKPLTLSAEESAELAAVAAKKGLVTQVGYHNRFVGAFQEVKRLLDAGAIGTVSHALAESYGPVVLKPKGGTWRSKRVSGGGCLYDYAAHPLDLLSWYFGEAVSAGGTVISQVFSAETDDQVYSTLRFADSISAQLSVDWSDESQRKMTTKLSIWGSAGKIVVDRQECQVYLRDTAEPPPGYHHGWNSRYTTTLTPPVWFYLRGEEYSAQIDHFVRAVLARPEARGAAQNDFASAAATDRMIEMVLVSASAEENPVRATTTAPPTTKPRKSLFGGRSTKTAAR is encoded by the coding sequence ATGGTCACAGTTGCAATGGTCGGAATCGGCAAAATGGGCCTGTCCCATCTCGCCATGGTGCGCGCTCATCCCGATGTCGAGGTGGTCGGTGTCTGCGACTCCATCGGCTACGTGCTCGACGTGCTCTCGAAGTACACGGGCCTTACGACCTTCACCGATTTCACGACGATGCTCGACACCGTGAAGCCGGATGCCGTCATCATCGCGACTCCGTCGGCCTCCCATGTCCAGCTCATCCGCGAAGCACTCGGCCGCGGGTTGCACGTGTTCTGCGAGAAGCCGTTGACCCTCTCCGCCGAAGAGTCGGCCGAGCTCGCCGCCGTCGCGGCGAAGAAGGGACTCGTCACCCAGGTCGGTTACCACAACCGTTTCGTCGGGGCCTTTCAGGAGGTCAAGCGCCTGCTCGACGCCGGCGCGATCGGAACAGTCAGCCACGCACTGGCCGAGTCCTATGGGCCGGTGGTGTTGAAGCCGAAGGGCGGAACCTGGCGGAGCAAGCGGGTGTCGGGCGGCGGCTGCCTCTACGACTACGCGGCTCACCCGCTCGACCTGCTCAGTTGGTATTTCGGCGAGGCCGTCTCGGCGGGCGGCACCGTGATCAGCCAGGTCTTCTCGGCCGAGACCGACGACCAGGTGTACAGCACCCTCCGTTTCGCGGATTCCATCAGCGCCCAGCTCTCCGTCGACTGGTCGGATGAGTCGCAGCGGAAGATGACGACCAAGCTCTCCATCTGGGGCTCAGCCGGGAAGATCGTCGTCGATCGCCAGGAGTGCCAGGTCTACCTGCGCGACACGGCTGAACCGCCACCCGGGTACCATCACGGCTGGAACTCCCGCTACACGACGACACTCACCCCGCCCGTGTGGTTCTACCTCCGCGGCGAGGAGTACAGCGCCCAGATCGACCATTTCGTGCGCGCGGTGCTCGCCCGCCCCGAGGCCCGCGGCGCGGCGCAGAACGACTTCGCGAGTGCGGCCGCCACGGACCGGATGATCGAAATGGTGCTCGTCTCGGCATCGGCCGAGGAGAACCCGGTCCGCGCCACCACGACGGCGCCACCGACAACGAAACCACGCAAATCACTGTTCGGCGGACGAAGCACGAAGACCGCCGCGCGCTGA
- a CDS encoding alpha-1,2-fucosyltransferase, giving the protein MPWLVRRDQVLLSLQGGLGNQLFEWAFAKALSDAGRDVLFDHVRCRGDRPLAVGPLIPREQRLSRASGMVLALAHKAGLINDSSALRLVRQRVSGFDTSVAERLGGTSYLLGYFQSPHYFDGSADAVRSEVTGLLRSMLSPSGLELARRLENDERSVAIHVRRGDYVSDRDAAVRHGVLGGDYYDRALAHLEAGGPRTRVWFGDDPDWIRQNLAGAGDLICPADAAIADGGEIALMAACASRVIANSSFSWWAGWLGRPSTAEHPVIAPLIWFADGHSDASDLVPAEWLRL; this is encoded by the coding sequence ATGCCCTGGCTGGTGAGGCGCGACCAGGTACTGCTCAGCCTGCAGGGCGGGCTCGGCAATCAGCTCTTCGAATGGGCGTTCGCCAAAGCCCTCAGCGATGCGGGCAGGGACGTGCTCTTCGACCACGTGCGCTGCCGGGGTGACAGGCCGTTGGCGGTCGGCCCGCTCATCCCGCGCGAGCAGCGCCTCAGCCGTGCGAGCGGGATGGTGCTTGCGCTCGCGCACAAGGCGGGCCTGATCAACGACTCTTCGGCGCTGCGCCTCGTGAGGCAGCGGGTGTCCGGCTTCGACACCTCCGTCGCCGAACGCCTCGGCGGCACAAGCTACCTCCTCGGCTACTTCCAGTCTCCGCACTACTTCGACGGCTCTGCCGACGCGGTCCGCTCGGAGGTCACCGGGCTGCTCCGTTCGATGCTGAGCCCGAGCGGTCTCGAGCTGGCGCGCCGGCTGGAGAACGACGAGCGCAGCGTCGCCATCCACGTGCGACGTGGCGACTACGTGTCCGACCGGGATGCCGCGGTGCGACACGGGGTGCTCGGCGGCGACTACTACGACCGCGCGCTCGCCCACCTCGAGGCTGGCGGGCCGCGCACCAGGGTCTGGTTCGGGGACGATCCGGACTGGATCAGGCAGAACCTGGCCGGCGCCGGTGACCTGATCTGCCCCGCAGACGCGGCCATCGCCGACGGCGGGGAGATCGCGCTGATGGCGGCGTGCGCCTCGCGGGTGATCGCGAACAGCAGTTTCAGTTGGTGGGCCGGTTGGCTCGGCCGACCGAGCACGGCCGAGCATCCCGTGATTGCGCCGCTGATCTGGTTCGCCGACGGCCACAGCGATGCCAGCGACCTCGTGCCGGCCGAGTGGCTGCGCCTCTGA
- the ypfJ gene encoding KPN_02809 family neutral zinc metallopeptidase — protein sequence MTFNDKADISGGKVSKRGRNTGIAVGGGVGVIVLFVLSQLLGVDLTGLAGGEQSGQSQSEEGDSLEACQTGADANTDVECRMKGAAASLEAYWSVEYPLLGGSYVSPNDMQLFTASTQTGCGAASSATGPFYCPPEQAIYLDTSFYDELRGRFGSSGGPLAEMYVVAHEWGHHIQNIAGILEQAQDGQTGPASNGVRVELQADCFAGAWTAAASTVEDTAGVAFLKPVTRDQITDALSAAAAVGDDRIQQAVSGQVNPEGWTHGSSEQRQRWFLVGFENGAEYCNTFAVSASEL from the coding sequence ATGACGTTCAACGACAAGGCGGACATCTCCGGAGGCAAGGTCTCCAAGCGCGGCCGCAACACCGGCATCGCCGTCGGCGGCGGTGTCGGCGTGATCGTGCTCTTCGTGCTCTCGCAGTTGTTGGGTGTCGACCTCACCGGCCTGGCTGGCGGCGAGCAGAGCGGCCAATCGCAGAGCGAGGAGGGCGACAGCCTCGAGGCCTGCCAGACCGGTGCGGACGCCAACACGGACGTCGAGTGCAGGATGAAGGGCGCGGCGGCCTCGCTCGAGGCGTACTGGAGCGTGGAGTATCCGCTGCTCGGCGGCAGCTACGTCTCGCCGAACGACATGCAGCTCTTCACCGCGTCGACGCAGACCGGCTGCGGTGCGGCGTCGAGCGCGACCGGCCCGTTCTACTGCCCACCGGAGCAGGCGATCTACCTGGACACGAGCTTCTACGACGAGCTCCGCGGCCGCTTCGGTTCCAGCGGGGGGCCTCTCGCCGAGATGTACGTCGTCGCCCACGAGTGGGGCCACCACATCCAGAACATCGCCGGGATCCTGGAGCAGGCGCAGGACGGCCAGACCGGGCCGGCCTCCAACGGCGTACGTGTCGAGCTACAGGCGGACTGCTTCGCCGGAGCGTGGACGGCCGCGGCATCCACTGTCGAGGACACAGCGGGTGTCGCATTCCTCAAGCCGGTCACGCGAGATCAGATCACCGATGCCCTCAGCGCCGCGGCCGCTGTCGGCGATGACCGCATCCAGCAGGCGGTGTCCGGGCAGGTCAACCCGGAGGGCTGGACACACGGCTCGAGCGAGCAGCGCCAACGCTGGTTCCTGGTCGGATTCGAGAACGGTGCCGAGTACTGCAACACCTTTGCCGTGAGCGCGTCGGAGCTCTAG
- a CDS encoding glycosyltransferase, producing MRPSVVVSAGTYHLPFNRLTEWMEPWTEAHPEVHVVMQHGPGKPLGGAENHDVLPYAQLLTLCSAADAVVLQGGAGGVMDMRALRRIPIVVPRIPVDDEVVDDHQLIFTERAAELGIIHRVLTREQLWSAIDAELASARESQDAPTPTPGVANLAALLEQLPKPLGRGERVRRLARVARGLGS from the coding sequence ATGCGCCCGTCGGTCGTCGTCAGCGCCGGAACGTACCACCTGCCGTTCAATCGGCTCACCGAGTGGATGGAACCCTGGACGGAGGCGCACCCAGAGGTGCACGTCGTCATGCAACATGGCCCCGGCAAGCCATTGGGGGGCGCTGAGAACCACGACGTGCTGCCCTACGCGCAACTGCTCACCCTCTGCTCCGCCGCCGACGCCGTGGTGCTCCAGGGCGGCGCAGGAGGGGTCATGGACATGCGTGCGCTGCGGCGGATCCCCATCGTCGTCCCGCGCATTCCCGTCGATGACGAGGTGGTCGACGACCACCAGCTGATCTTCACGGAGCGGGCGGCTGAGCTCGGCATCATCCACCGGGTGCTGACGCGGGAGCAGTTGTGGAGCGCGATCGACGCCGAGCTGGCCAGCGCGCGGGAGAGCCAGGACGCCCCGACGCCGACGCCGGGTGTGGCGAATCTCGCGGCGCTGCTGGAGCAACTGCCCAAGCCCTTGGGGCGTGGCGAACGTGTCCGGCGGCTCGCGCGTGTGGCGCGGGGTCTCGGCTCCTGA
- a CDS encoding polysaccharide biosynthesis C-terminal domain-containing protein, whose product MRPERLARSGSYSLIGSSFAALAALVLAVLVGNGLGAHGTGVFFQAIGFFTIVSQILRLGTNSSIVRTISEQHAFARTGESWRTVVIAVVPVAALSVFVAIGIYLTAGPLAAWLSGAGETSELERLLLDIAPYVVPSALLAVLLTATRMMRGIVAFTLLQNILLPLSRVLLVAMAIMLAADALGAVRAWMAVLPLWLIVTIAVLARPFITDWRARKAASEPAGVAARRFWAFSGTRAVGGALETTLEWSDVLIVAALASPSAAGVYAIATRAVRAGQVVDQAMRLAVSPAISRLLARGDLLGARTLHTKVARAMILTSWPFYLTLATMGPAVLAIFGPEFVAGSIVLTILAGAMMIATSAGMLQSVLLQGGKSSWQMYNKAFALVLSVGLNLLLVPVLGILGAALTWTACVIIDTAIASWQVHRRMRMLLEPRKLLLAMTIPLAVFGVGGVLVRLVFGATFPALIGGLLVFGMIYLVLLWFLRGRLGIVALWREIPIMRRYAEQAPDPLPGTLDGTGRADESTSPAGRQR is encoded by the coding sequence ATGCGGCCTGAACGACTGGCCAGGAGCGGCTCGTACAGTCTGATCGGCTCGAGTTTCGCAGCTCTGGCCGCGCTCGTTCTTGCCGTCCTGGTAGGAAATGGTCTCGGGGCACACGGAACGGGCGTGTTCTTCCAGGCGATCGGCTTCTTCACCATCGTCAGCCAGATTCTCCGACTCGGCACGAACAGCAGCATCGTGCGCACCATCTCCGAACAGCACGCATTCGCGCGCACCGGGGAGAGTTGGCGTACCGTCGTCATCGCCGTCGTCCCCGTCGCCGCCCTCTCCGTGTTCGTCGCCATCGGCATCTACCTCACTGCGGGGCCGTTGGCGGCGTGGCTGAGTGGCGCGGGAGAGACAAGTGAGCTCGAGCGGCTGCTCCTGGACATCGCACCCTACGTCGTGCCGTCCGCGCTCCTCGCCGTGCTTCTCACGGCGACCCGCATGATGCGCGGCATCGTGGCATTCACGCTGTTGCAGAACATCCTGCTCCCCCTCAGCCGCGTGCTGCTCGTCGCCATGGCCATCATGCTGGCCGCCGACGCGCTGGGCGCCGTGCGCGCATGGATGGCGGTGCTGCCGCTCTGGCTGATCGTCACGATTGCGGTGTTGGCCCGCCCTTTCATCACGGACTGGCGTGCGCGCAAGGCCGCGTCAGAGCCCGCCGGCGTTGCAGCACGTCGGTTCTGGGCGTTCAGCGGGACGCGTGCCGTCGGCGGCGCACTCGAGACGACGCTGGAGTGGTCGGATGTGCTGATCGTGGCCGCACTCGCTTCGCCGTCGGCCGCCGGCGTCTACGCGATCGCGACGCGCGCCGTGCGCGCCGGCCAGGTCGTCGATCAGGCGATGCGGTTGGCAGTGAGCCCGGCGATCTCCCGCCTGCTCGCGCGCGGGGACCTCCTCGGTGCGCGCACCCTGCACACCAAGGTCGCGCGCGCGATGATCCTCACGAGTTGGCCGTTCTACCTGACGCTCGCGACGATGGGTCCAGCCGTGCTGGCGATCTTCGGCCCGGAGTTCGTGGCCGGATCCATCGTTCTCACCATCCTCGCCGGCGCGATGATGATCGCCACGAGCGCCGGGATGCTGCAGAGCGTGCTGCTGCAGGGTGGCAAGAGCAGCTGGCAGATGTACAACAAGGCCTTCGCCCTGGTGCTCAGCGTCGGCCTCAACCTGCTGCTTGTCCCCGTGCTCGGAATCCTCGGTGCCGCACTCACCTGGACGGCGTGCGTGATCATCGATACGGCGATCGCGTCGTGGCAGGTGCACAGGCGGATGCGGATGCTGCTCGAGCCGAGGAAGTTGCTGCTCGCGATGACGATTCCGCTCGCGGTGTTCGGCGTCGGCGGTGTGCTGGTGCGTCTCGTGTTCGGTGCCACGTTCCCCGCCCTCATCGGCGGGCTTCTCGTCTTCGGAATGATCTACCTGGTCTTGTTGTGGTTCCTCCGCGGCCGACTCGGGATTGTGGCGCTGTGGCGGGAGATCCCGATCATGCGCCGCTACGCCGAGCAGGCGCCGGACCCTCTCCCTGGCACGCTGGACGGCACCGGCCGTGCGGACGAATCGACGAGCCCAGCGGGGCGGCAGCGGTAG